From one Syngnathoides biaculeatus isolate LvHL_M chromosome 12, ASM1980259v1, whole genome shotgun sequence genomic stretch:
- the haao gene encoding 3-hydroxyanthranilate 3,4-dioxygenase encodes MSNSQLLVNVDNWITANQNAFLPPVCNKLMHFSQLIIMFVGGPNTRKDYHIEEGEELFYMVRGDMCLKVIENGKRKDVHIKEGEMFLLPARIPHSPQRQADTMGLVVERKRLLTETDCLRYYVGNTTDILFERWFYCENLGTQLVPIIKEFMASKQCKTGKPDPNEVFGEPPFQLNSMNVMSPFSLKSWLEKQKPFLGNGSSVNIFGAQFETRVTVYGPGFSDTSSPQTDLWVWQLEGSSRVTMDEKEFNLSAGDSLLILEYTQYEWKRNEDSVALVVVQNPERKRP; translated from the exons ATGAGTAATAGTCAGCTTCTTGTGAACGTGGACAACTGGATAACGGCGAACCAGAATGCCTTCTTGCCACCAGTGTGCAACAAGCTCAT gCACTTTTCCCAGTTAATCATTATGTTTGTTGGAGGGCCAAACACCAGGAAGGATTACCATATAGAAGAAGGGGAGGAG CTGTTCTACATGGTGAGGGGTGACATGTGCCTGAAGGTGATTGAAAATGGCAAGAGAAAGGATGTACACATCAAGGAAGGAGAG ATGTTTCTGCTGCCTGCTCGGATACCCCACTCGCCTCAGAGACAGGCCGACACTATGGGACTGGTGGTAGAGAGGAAACGGCTGCTGACTGAGACTGACTGCCTCAG GTATTATGTTGGCAACACAACTGACATCCTGTTTGAGAGATGGTTCTACTGCGAAAACCTTGGAACCCAACTGGTGCCGATAATCAAAGA GTTCATGGCATCAAAGCAGTGCAAGACAGGAAAACCTGATCCAA ATGAAGTCTTCGGGGAACCGCCATTCCAGCTGAACAGCATGAACGTGATGTCGCCCTTCTCCTTGAAGTCCtggttggaaaaacaaaagccgTTCCTCGGCAATGGCAGCAGCGTTAACATATTCGGAGCTCAGTTTGAGACACGG GTCACCGTGTATGGACCTGGTTTTTCtgacacttcctcaccacaaaCTGATCTCTGGGTTTGGCAACTG GAGGGATCGTCTCGCGTAACCATGGACGAAAAGGAGTTTAATCTGTCAGCTGGAGACAGTTTGCTCATTCTTGAGTACACCCA GTACGAGTGGAAGCGGAATGAGGACTCCGTAGCACTGGTTGTGGTTCAAAACCCGGAGCGTAAAAGACCTTGA
- the tmem87b gene encoding transmembrane protein 87A isoform X2: MAAVPMRTWRNFTTDRFYPWMRLYLLLLVTIKTTAAAPEKGLWKIIALSTSRPLLLRKSMFKDTNIELKVVSFGCPEEVTFTIQWYLKYYPCHNDFNNIEEMYERPLLSRGQSLDPNPLVQGEYIEHKYKPIMCNSELRSFPTFKKAKGEPRPVSPHVEGEVLDESEIRWITEEYDSDAVTSNGTKLKDNVIASTWKDGPYILVVKIVPSKQDVNWNLTMNVVMKGRHGYISITEYPLMIFYMVMCVVYILFALLWFTWAACYWKDILRIQFWIAGVIFLGMVEKAVFCAEYENTNAVGSASPGLLIFAELVSALKRTIARLLVIIVSLGYGIVKPRLGTVMHRVVGLGVLYLVFAAIEGVLRITGGRDNGPALITAIVLAVLDSFIICYIFVSLAQTIKTLKLRKNPVKLSLYRHFTNTLVFAVIASIIFMAWTAKKFRLADCQSDWIELWVEDAFWRFLFSLILLVIMFLWRPSANNQRYAFTPLIDDSDDEEIEEYVASPNIADGIKLRATKYEANSAATSPETNPEEDLKWVEENIPSSLTDVALPVLLDSDEESMTTKYEMSKLE, encoded by the exons ATGGCAGCTGTTCCAATGAGAACGTGGAGAAATTTCACAACAGACCGTTTCTATCCATGGATGCGTCTTTATTTGCTCTTACTCGTTACTATAAAAACGACCGCTGCTGCTCCAGAGAAGGGATTGTGGAAAATTATTGCTTTAAGT ACCTCAAGACCGCTCCTGTTAAGAAAATCCATGTTCAAAGACACTAACATTGAATTGAAAG TTGTTTCATTTGGCTGTCCTGAGGAGGTAACATTCACCATccaatggtatttaaaatactACCCCTGCCATAATGATTTCAATAACATTGAA GAAATGTATGAGCGACCGCTGCTGAGTCGTGGACAGAGCCTTGATCCCAATCCGCTTGTACAAGGAGAGTACATCGAGCACAAATACAAGCCTATAATGTGCAACAGTGAACTGCGCTCCTTTCCAACGTTTAAA AAAGCCAAGGGAGAACCCCGACCCGTCAGTCCGCATGTTGAGGGAGAAGTGTTG GACGAAAGTGAGATCAGGTGGATTACAGAAGAGTACGACAGTGACGCGGTGACAAGCAATGGTACAAAGCTCAAAGACAATGTCATAGCCTCCACGTGGAAGGATGGGCCTTACATACTCGTGGTGAAGATTGTGCCCAGTAAACAAGATGTTAACTGGAATTTAACTA TGAATGTAGTGATGAAAGGCAGGCATGGCTACATTTCCATCACGGAATATCCTCTTATGATT TTTTACATGGTCATGTGCGTGGTGTACATCCTGTTCGCCCTGTTATGGTTCACCTGGGCTGCCTGTTACTGGAAAGACATATTAAGGATCCAGTTCTGGATTGCTGGAGTTATATTCCTCGGTATGGTGGAGAAGGCGGTCTTCTGCGCCGAGTATGAAAACACCAATGCTGTAGGCTCTGCTT CTCCAGGCCTGCTGATTTTTGCTGAGCTGGTCTCGGCCCTCAAGAGAACTATAGCCCGATTGCTCGTCATCATTGTCAGCCTCGGCTATGGCATTGTAAA GCCTCGATTGGGGACGGTAATGCACCGAGTGGTTGGTCTCGGAGTTCTCTACTTAGTCTTTGCTGCAATCGAAGGAGTACTGAGGATAACTGGG GGTCGAGACAATGGCCCAGCTCTCATTACAGCAATTGTTTTGGCTGTGTTAGACTCATTCATCATCTG TTACATTTTTGTCAGCCTGGCTCAAACCATCAAGACTCTCAAGCTGAGAAAAAACCCGGTCAAGTTGTCCCTTTACAGGCACTTCACAAATACACTCGTATTTGCAGTCATTG CGTCCATCATTTTCATGGCTTGGACAGCAAAGAAATTCCGTCTTGCAGATTGCCAGTCA GATTGGATTGAGCTGTGGGTGGAAGATGCTTTCTGGAGGTTTTTGTTCTCCCTCATTCTTCTTGTCATAATGTTCCTATGGAGACCATCTGCAAACAACCAAAG GTACGCTTTCACACCTCTCATTGACGACTCCGATGATGAGGAAATTGAGGAATATGTTGCTTCCCCAAATATCG CTGATGGCATTAAACTGAGAGCCACAAAATACGAGGCAAATAGCGCAGCGACATCTCCGGAAACAAACCCG GAAGAAGACTTGAAGTGGGTTGAAGAAAACATTCCAAGCTCTCTCACTGATGT aGCACTTCCTGTTTTGCTTGACTCTGATGAG GAGAGCATGACAACCAAGTATGAGATGTCCAAGCTGGAGTGA
- the LOC133510201 gene encoding transmembrane protein 229B-like: protein MLRYMSRLHGSTQTMQPSLTLLFLHLSRQEPAEVFGRASTRSLSVLARLYVYALHGCFCEVTFTAVLDWCSVQDRRMMGYSSLWALPMYATAIYLMESLRGWLLTHHQPLCLRLITYTLFIYLWEFGWGTGLRLLGACPWDYSGYKYNLVGLVTLEYALPWAFAAFIADQHVIKNTLRIRMFK from the exons ATGTTACGGTATATGTCGCGCCTCCATGGAAGTACACAGACTATGCAGCCATCTTTGACTTTATTATTTCTTCATTTGTCAA GACAGGAACCAGCAGAGGTTTTCGGAAGGGCCTCAACTCGTTCCCTCTCTGTTTTGGCTCGTCTCTATGTGTATGCATTGCACGGCTGCTTCTGTGAGGTGACTTTCACTGCTGTGTTGGACTGGTGCAGCGTCCAGGACAGGAGGATGATGGGGTACAGCAGCCTGTGGGCGCTGCCGATGTACGCCACTGCAATCTACCTCATGGAGAGCCTAAGAGGCTGGCTGCTGACTCATCATCAACCGCTGTGTCTGCGTCTGATAACCTACACACTGTTCATCTACCTCTGGGAGTTCGGCTGGGGGACTGGGCTCAGGCTGCTCGGGGCATGTCCCTGGGACTACTCGGGTTATAAATACAATCTGGTAGGACTGGTGACTCTGGAGTATGCACTACCATGGGCTTTTGCAGCCTTCATAGCAGACCAGCACGTTATCAAGAACACGCTGAGGATAAGAATGTTCAAGTGA
- the LOC133509716 gene encoding fibulin-7 isoform X2: MQCQTRSRYSSRRRPLPGCEVRTGTFPHSGTCMDKHQVVGVLRQMEKFLKGQELRFTEGFRIMKSKLATLQSSVSKLPQADQSAAPATCRPLEEPDHGTKFGSKHLAGHEAHFACSQGYHLVGSATRVCQDNGTWSGVDAVCKDISECASNPCQNGGTCVEGINQYKCACSQSWSGSHCQHHTHTAPPEWSVMNDPAFSRKPRCAQVNRAQHCSCDAGFHMSGTSDNSICQDVNECEVYRLDQGGTLCIHECVNVPGSYHCSCPSGYKLLPDGRSCEDVDECLNQQHNCSRGTTCINTGGGFQCVNPDCPRSHGNITYVKTSALQCERNPCPMESRSCHLAPKTVSFHYLSLPSNIQTPATLFRMATAGAPGRSGPDSLRFGIVGGNSRGIFVMQRSDRQTGELILVQQLRGPQEINVDVDMSEYAERTFQAKHVARVHVLVSPYNF; encoded by the exons ACCTGCATGGATAAACATCAAGTGGTTGGGGTGCTACGACAGATGGAGAAGTTTCTAAAAGGCCAAGAGCTTCGATTCACTGAGGGCTTCCGGATCATGAAGTCAAAACTGGCAACGCTTCAGAGTTCGGTCTCCAAGTTGCCTCAAGCGGACCAGTCAGCTG CCCCCGCCACATGCCGGCCCCTGGAAGAACCGGATCACGGGACCAAGTTTGGATCCAAACACCTGGCCGGACATGAGGCGCATTTCGCTTGCTCGCAGGGCTACCACCTTGTTGGATCGGCCACACGTGTGTGCCAGGACAATGGCACCTGGAGCGGAGTGGACGCCGTCTGTAAAG ACATCAGTGAATGTGCAAGTAACCCCTGTCAAAATGGAGGTACCTGTGTGGAAGGTATTAACCAGTACAAATGTGCCTGCTCACAGAGCTGGAGCGGCTCCCATTGCCAGCACCACACTCATACCG CTCCTCCTGAGTGGAGCGTAATGAACGACCCGGCATTCAGCCGAAAACCTCGCTGTGCCCAAGTGAACCGGGCCCAACACTGCAGCTGTGATGCGGGCTTCCACATGAGTGGCACCTCGGACAACAGCATTTGCCAGG ATGTCAACGAGTGTGAAGTCTACCGTCTGGATCAGGGAGGgacgttatgcatccatgaaTGTGTCAATGTCCCAGGCTCATACCACTGCTCCTGCCCCAGTGGCTACAAGTTGCTCCCAGATGGGCGGAGCTGCGAGG ATGTGGACGAATGTTTAAACCAGCAGCACAACTGTAGCCGAGGAACAACGTGTATCAACACCGGGGGAGGCTTTCAGTGCGTCAACCCGGACTGTCCCCGTTCCCATGGCAATATCACCTATGTCAAAACATCTGCCCT TCAATGCGAGAGGAATCCCTGCCCCATGGAAAGCCGCTCCTGCCACCTCGCGCCAAAGACCGTCTCGTTCCACTACCTCTCCCTCCCCTCCAACATTCAGACACCCGCCACTCTTTTCCGTATGGCCACCGCGGGGGCCCCCGGGCGCTCGGGGCCTGACAGCCTGCGCTTTGGCatcgtgggaggaaactcacggGGTATTTTTGTCATGCAGCGCTCAGACAGACAAACCGGCGAGCTGATACTGGTCCAGCAGCTGCGCGGCCCTCAGGAGATCAACGTGGACGTGGACATGTCTGAATATGCCGAGCGCACCTTTCAAGCAAAGCACGTGGCCAGAGTCCATGTCCTGGTGTCACCTTATAACTTCTGA
- the tmem87b gene encoding transmembrane protein 87A isoform X1, with protein sequence MAAVPMRTWRNFTTDRFYPWMRLYLLLLVTIKTTAAAPEKGLWKIIALSQTSRPLLLRKSMFKDTNIELKVVSFGCPEEVTFTIQWYLKYYPCHNDFNNIEEMYERPLLSRGQSLDPNPLVQGEYIEHKYKPIMCNSELRSFPTFKKAKGEPRPVSPHVEGEVLDESEIRWITEEYDSDAVTSNGTKLKDNVIASTWKDGPYILVVKIVPSKQDVNWNLTMNVVMKGRHGYISITEYPLMIFYMVMCVVYILFALLWFTWAACYWKDILRIQFWIAGVIFLGMVEKAVFCAEYENTNAVGSASPGLLIFAELVSALKRTIARLLVIIVSLGYGIVKPRLGTVMHRVVGLGVLYLVFAAIEGVLRITGGRDNGPALITAIVLAVLDSFIICYIFVSLAQTIKTLKLRKNPVKLSLYRHFTNTLVFAVIASIIFMAWTAKKFRLADCQSDWIELWVEDAFWRFLFSLILLVIMFLWRPSANNQRYAFTPLIDDSDDEEIEEYVASPNIADGIKLRATKYEANSAATSPETNPEEDLKWVEENIPSSLTDVALPVLLDSDEESMTTKYEMSKLE encoded by the exons ATGGCAGCTGTTCCAATGAGAACGTGGAGAAATTTCACAACAGACCGTTTCTATCCATGGATGCGTCTTTATTTGCTCTTACTCGTTACTATAAAAACGACCGCTGCTGCTCCAGAGAAGGGATTGTGGAAAATTATTGCTTTAAGT CAGACCTCAAGACCGCTCCTGTTAAGAAAATCCATGTTCAAAGACACTAACATTGAATTGAAAG TTGTTTCATTTGGCTGTCCTGAGGAGGTAACATTCACCATccaatggtatttaaaatactACCCCTGCCATAATGATTTCAATAACATTGAA GAAATGTATGAGCGACCGCTGCTGAGTCGTGGACAGAGCCTTGATCCCAATCCGCTTGTACAAGGAGAGTACATCGAGCACAAATACAAGCCTATAATGTGCAACAGTGAACTGCGCTCCTTTCCAACGTTTAAA AAAGCCAAGGGAGAACCCCGACCCGTCAGTCCGCATGTTGAGGGAGAAGTGTTG GACGAAAGTGAGATCAGGTGGATTACAGAAGAGTACGACAGTGACGCGGTGACAAGCAATGGTACAAAGCTCAAAGACAATGTCATAGCCTCCACGTGGAAGGATGGGCCTTACATACTCGTGGTGAAGATTGTGCCCAGTAAACAAGATGTTAACTGGAATTTAACTA TGAATGTAGTGATGAAAGGCAGGCATGGCTACATTTCCATCACGGAATATCCTCTTATGATT TTTTACATGGTCATGTGCGTGGTGTACATCCTGTTCGCCCTGTTATGGTTCACCTGGGCTGCCTGTTACTGGAAAGACATATTAAGGATCCAGTTCTGGATTGCTGGAGTTATATTCCTCGGTATGGTGGAGAAGGCGGTCTTCTGCGCCGAGTATGAAAACACCAATGCTGTAGGCTCTGCTT CTCCAGGCCTGCTGATTTTTGCTGAGCTGGTCTCGGCCCTCAAGAGAACTATAGCCCGATTGCTCGTCATCATTGTCAGCCTCGGCTATGGCATTGTAAA GCCTCGATTGGGGACGGTAATGCACCGAGTGGTTGGTCTCGGAGTTCTCTACTTAGTCTTTGCTGCAATCGAAGGAGTACTGAGGATAACTGGG GGTCGAGACAATGGCCCAGCTCTCATTACAGCAATTGTTTTGGCTGTGTTAGACTCATTCATCATCTG TTACATTTTTGTCAGCCTGGCTCAAACCATCAAGACTCTCAAGCTGAGAAAAAACCCGGTCAAGTTGTCCCTTTACAGGCACTTCACAAATACACTCGTATTTGCAGTCATTG CGTCCATCATTTTCATGGCTTGGACAGCAAAGAAATTCCGTCTTGCAGATTGCCAGTCA GATTGGATTGAGCTGTGGGTGGAAGATGCTTTCTGGAGGTTTTTGTTCTCCCTCATTCTTCTTGTCATAATGTTCCTATGGAGACCATCTGCAAACAACCAAAG GTACGCTTTCACACCTCTCATTGACGACTCCGATGATGAGGAAATTGAGGAATATGTTGCTTCCCCAAATATCG CTGATGGCATTAAACTGAGAGCCACAAAATACGAGGCAAATAGCGCAGCGACATCTCCGGAAACAAACCCG GAAGAAGACTTGAAGTGGGTTGAAGAAAACATTCCAAGCTCTCTCACTGATGT aGCACTTCCTGTTTTGCTTGACTCTGATGAG GAGAGCATGACAACCAAGTATGAGATGTCCAAGCTGGAGTGA
- the LOC133509716 gene encoding fibulin-7 isoform X1, which yields MQCQTRSRYSSRRRPLPGCEVRTGTFPHSGVSSHYHQPAQHSFQTCMDKHQVVGVLRQMEKFLKGQELRFTEGFRIMKSKLATLQSSVSKLPQADQSAAPATCRPLEEPDHGTKFGSKHLAGHEAHFACSQGYHLVGSATRVCQDNGTWSGVDAVCKDISECASNPCQNGGTCVEGINQYKCACSQSWSGSHCQHHTHTAPPEWSVMNDPAFSRKPRCAQVNRAQHCSCDAGFHMSGTSDNSICQDVNECEVYRLDQGGTLCIHECVNVPGSYHCSCPSGYKLLPDGRSCEDVDECLNQQHNCSRGTTCINTGGGFQCVNPDCPRSHGNITYVKTSALQCERNPCPMESRSCHLAPKTVSFHYLSLPSNIQTPATLFRMATAGAPGRSGPDSLRFGIVGGNSRGIFVMQRSDRQTGELILVQQLRGPQEINVDVDMSEYAERTFQAKHVARVHVLVSPYNF from the exons ACCTGCATGGATAAACATCAAGTGGTTGGGGTGCTACGACAGATGGAGAAGTTTCTAAAAGGCCAAGAGCTTCGATTCACTGAGGGCTTCCGGATCATGAAGTCAAAACTGGCAACGCTTCAGAGTTCGGTCTCCAAGTTGCCTCAAGCGGACCAGTCAGCTG CCCCCGCCACATGCCGGCCCCTGGAAGAACCGGATCACGGGACCAAGTTTGGATCCAAACACCTGGCCGGACATGAGGCGCATTTCGCTTGCTCGCAGGGCTACCACCTTGTTGGATCGGCCACACGTGTGTGCCAGGACAATGGCACCTGGAGCGGAGTGGACGCCGTCTGTAAAG ACATCAGTGAATGTGCAAGTAACCCCTGTCAAAATGGAGGTACCTGTGTGGAAGGTATTAACCAGTACAAATGTGCCTGCTCACAGAGCTGGAGCGGCTCCCATTGCCAGCACCACACTCATACCG CTCCTCCTGAGTGGAGCGTAATGAACGACCCGGCATTCAGCCGAAAACCTCGCTGTGCCCAAGTGAACCGGGCCCAACACTGCAGCTGTGATGCGGGCTTCCACATGAGTGGCACCTCGGACAACAGCATTTGCCAGG ATGTCAACGAGTGTGAAGTCTACCGTCTGGATCAGGGAGGgacgttatgcatccatgaaTGTGTCAATGTCCCAGGCTCATACCACTGCTCCTGCCCCAGTGGCTACAAGTTGCTCCCAGATGGGCGGAGCTGCGAGG ATGTGGACGAATGTTTAAACCAGCAGCACAACTGTAGCCGAGGAACAACGTGTATCAACACCGGGGGAGGCTTTCAGTGCGTCAACCCGGACTGTCCCCGTTCCCATGGCAATATCACCTATGTCAAAACATCTGCCCT TCAATGCGAGAGGAATCCCTGCCCCATGGAAAGCCGCTCCTGCCACCTCGCGCCAAAGACCGTCTCGTTCCACTACCTCTCCCTCCCCTCCAACATTCAGACACCCGCCACTCTTTTCCGTATGGCCACCGCGGGGGCCCCCGGGCGCTCGGGGCCTGACAGCCTGCGCTTTGGCatcgtgggaggaaactcacggGGTATTTTTGTCATGCAGCGCTCAGACAGACAAACCGGCGAGCTGATACTGGTCCAGCAGCTGCGCGGCCCTCAGGAGATCAACGTGGACGTGGACATGTCTGAATATGCCGAGCGCACCTTTCAAGCAAAGCACGTGGCCAGAGTCCATGTCCTGGTGTCACCTTATAACTTCTGA
- the LOC133509716 gene encoding fibulin-7 isoform X3 encodes MGLSFWCRCLLLLCLTALHGRAAVQTCMDKHQVVGVLRQMEKFLKGQELRFTEGFRIMKSKLATLQSSVSKLPQADQSAAPATCRPLEEPDHGTKFGSKHLAGHEAHFACSQGYHLVGSATRVCQDNGTWSGVDAVCKDISECASNPCQNGGTCVEGINQYKCACSQSWSGSHCQHHTHTAPPEWSVMNDPAFSRKPRCAQVNRAQHCSCDAGFHMSGTSDNSICQDVNECEVYRLDQGGTLCIHECVNVPGSYHCSCPSGYKLLPDGRSCEDVDECLNQQHNCSRGTTCINTGGGFQCVNPDCPRSHGNITYVKTSALQCERNPCPMESRSCHLAPKTVSFHYLSLPSNIQTPATLFRMATAGAPGRSGPDSLRFGIVGGNSRGIFVMQRSDRQTGELILVQQLRGPQEINVDVDMSEYAERTFQAKHVARVHVLVSPYNF; translated from the exons ATGGGGCTGTCTTTTTGGTGCAGGTGTTTGCTTTTACTGTGTTTGACAGCTCTTCACGGCCGCGCCGCAGTTCAG ACCTGCATGGATAAACATCAAGTGGTTGGGGTGCTACGACAGATGGAGAAGTTTCTAAAAGGCCAAGAGCTTCGATTCACTGAGGGCTTCCGGATCATGAAGTCAAAACTGGCAACGCTTCAGAGTTCGGTCTCCAAGTTGCCTCAAGCGGACCAGTCAGCTG CCCCCGCCACATGCCGGCCCCTGGAAGAACCGGATCACGGGACCAAGTTTGGATCCAAACACCTGGCCGGACATGAGGCGCATTTCGCTTGCTCGCAGGGCTACCACCTTGTTGGATCGGCCACACGTGTGTGCCAGGACAATGGCACCTGGAGCGGAGTGGACGCCGTCTGTAAAG ACATCAGTGAATGTGCAAGTAACCCCTGTCAAAATGGAGGTACCTGTGTGGAAGGTATTAACCAGTACAAATGTGCCTGCTCACAGAGCTGGAGCGGCTCCCATTGCCAGCACCACACTCATACCG CTCCTCCTGAGTGGAGCGTAATGAACGACCCGGCATTCAGCCGAAAACCTCGCTGTGCCCAAGTGAACCGGGCCCAACACTGCAGCTGTGATGCGGGCTTCCACATGAGTGGCACCTCGGACAACAGCATTTGCCAGG ATGTCAACGAGTGTGAAGTCTACCGTCTGGATCAGGGAGGgacgttatgcatccatgaaTGTGTCAATGTCCCAGGCTCATACCACTGCTCCTGCCCCAGTGGCTACAAGTTGCTCCCAGATGGGCGGAGCTGCGAGG ATGTGGACGAATGTTTAAACCAGCAGCACAACTGTAGCCGAGGAACAACGTGTATCAACACCGGGGGAGGCTTTCAGTGCGTCAACCCGGACTGTCCCCGTTCCCATGGCAATATCACCTATGTCAAAACATCTGCCCT TCAATGCGAGAGGAATCCCTGCCCCATGGAAAGCCGCTCCTGCCACCTCGCGCCAAAGACCGTCTCGTTCCACTACCTCTCCCTCCCCTCCAACATTCAGACACCCGCCACTCTTTTCCGTATGGCCACCGCGGGGGCCCCCGGGCGCTCGGGGCCTGACAGCCTGCGCTTTGGCatcgtgggaggaaactcacggGGTATTTTTGTCATGCAGCGCTCAGACAGACAAACCGGCGAGCTGATACTGGTCCAGCAGCTGCGCGGCCCTCAGGAGATCAACGTGGACGTGGACATGTCTGAATATGCCGAGCGCACCTTTCAAGCAAAGCACGTGGCCAGAGTCCATGTCCTGGTGTCACCTTATAACTTCTGA